A part of Misgurnus anguillicaudatus chromosome 6, ASM2758022v2, whole genome shotgun sequence genomic DNA contains:
- the LOC141349272 gene encoding LOW QUALITY PROTEIN: L-fucose kinase-like (The sequence of the model RefSeq protein was modified relative to this genomic sequence to represent the inferred CDS: inserted 2 bases in 1 codon): LKFTVFVGTSSILAGAALAAVYRSTGRSYDTTSLIHDVLYLEQILTTGGGWQDQVGGLFGGVKVAQSAAQLPLRVEVEQLSLSQDFMSVLQKHLLLVYTGKTRLARNLLQDVVRSWYARLPSIVQNTEQLVINAEECAEACRQGSLSRLGLCMDRYWQQKKLMAPGCGPAAVRMMMNKXQPLILGQSLAGAGGGGFLFLLTREPQQKEKVRDVLSNIQGIGSFSVHSVEVDMDGISIIQKSSEHPD, from the exons ttaaagttcaCTGTGTTTGTAGGCACCAGCAGTATCCTGGCAGGTGCAGCTCTTGCTGCAGTGTACAGAAGTACAGGACGAAGCTACGACACAACGTCTCTCATTCATGATGTTCTTTACCTGGAGCAGATACTCACCACTG gTGGTGGATGGCAGGATCAGGTTGGTGGTTTGTTTGGAGGAGTGAAGGTTGCTCAATCAGCAGCTCAGTTACCTCTGAGAGTTGAAGTTGAacagctgtctctctctcaagACTTCATGTCTGTCCTACAGAAACATCTCCTGCTGGTTTACACTGGAAAGACACGTTTAGCACGAAACCTGCTGCAG GACGTGGTGCGCAGCTGGTATGCACGATTACCCTCCATCGTCCAGAACACAGAGCAGCTGGTGATCAATGCAGAAGAGTGTGCTGAAGCCTGCAGACAGG GGTCTCTTTCCAGACTGGGTTTATGTATGGACAGATACTGGCAGCAGAAGAAGCTGATGGCTCCAGGCTGTGGGCCGGCAGCTGTGAGGATGATGATGAATAA CCAGCCTCTGATCTTAGGACAGAGTCTTGCAGGAGCAGGAGGAGGAGGATTTCTCTTCTTACTCACACGTGAACCTCAACAGAAGGAAAAAGTGAGAGACGTTCTCAGTAACATACAG GGCATTGGTTCATTCAGTGTTCATTCAGTGGAGGTAGATATGGATGGGATCTCCATCATTCAGAAGAGCTCTGAACATCCTGACTGA